One stretch of Chryseobacterium indologenes DNA includes these proteins:
- a CDS encoding MaoC family dehydratase, whose product MMIINNYIEYKNLEGKVIGTSAWHTIDQEQIDRFAAATLDYQWIHVDKEKAEREGPFKTTIAHGYLTLSMIPYLWKQIAEVRNVKMEINYGIENLKFGQAVPVDSDVKLQATIKSVTDLRGTVKVVVEAKLLIRDYEKPAYVGDVIFLYHFLS is encoded by the coding sequence ATGATGATCATCAACAATTATATTGAATATAAAAACCTTGAAGGCAAGGTAATTGGAACTTCTGCCTGGCATACGATAGATCAGGAGCAAATTGATAGGTTTGCAGCGGCTACCTTGGATTATCAGTGGATTCATGTTGATAAAGAAAAGGCGGAAAGGGAAGGACCTTTTAAAACTACCATAGCTCATGGCTACCTAACACTATCTATGATTCCTTATCTCTGGAAACAGATTGCAGAGGTGAGAAATGTAAAAATGGAAATCAATTACGGAATTGAGAATCTTAAATTCGGTCAGGCTGTTCCCGTAGACAGTGATGTAAAATTACAGGCCACCATAAAATCGGTAACGGATCTCAGAGGAACAGTAAAGGTAGTGGTGGAAGCGAAACTTTTGATAAGGGATTATGAAAAACCTGCTTATGTAGGAGATGTTATTTTTCTTTACCACTTCTTATCATAA
- a CDS encoding cold-shock protein translates to MQQGTVKFFNEAKGFGFITPSDGSKDIFVHSSGLSVSSIRENDKVVFDVQKSDKGLNAVNVKLA, encoded by the coding sequence ATGCAACAAGGCACCGTAAAATTTTTCAATGAGGCAAAAGGCTTCGGATTTATTACTCCTTCAGATGGGAGCAAAGATATATTTGTACATTCTTCAGGATTGAGCGTAAGCTCTATTCGTGAAAATGATAAAGTCGTTTTTGATGTACAAAAAAGTGACAAAGGTTTAAATGCAGTCAATGTAAAATTGGCATAA
- a CDS encoding DEAD/DEAH box helicase: MSFKNLNLINPIIRAVTEAGYSKPTEIQSAAIPHILAGKDIIGCAQTGTGKTAAFAMPILQLLKKHTSEHKEIRTLILTPTRELAIQIEENFAIYSKYLPLSQLSVFGGVSAGGQLAALRKRVDILVATPGRLLDLVNQRHIDLSKIEIFVLDEADRILDMGFINDVKKVLRLIPQKRQTLFFSATMPAGIRKLAETILNNPVEITVTPISSTAQTVKQSVYFVEKRDKTGLLIDLLQKENMRRSLVFTRTKHVANKLVQQLEGVGIFAAAIHGNKSQTARQNALDDFKSSKIKVLVATDIAARGIDIDDLPHVVNYELPNIPETYVHRIGRTGRAGTEGTAISFCDMDERSDLKNIQKLIGFTMPVRPFYK, from the coding sequence ATGAGTTTCAAAAATTTAAATTTAATTAACCCAATTATCCGTGCCGTTACAGAAGCCGGGTACTCTAAGCCTACTGAAATACAATCTGCTGCAATCCCTCATATTCTTGCCGGAAAAGATATTATAGGATGTGCACAGACAGGTACAGGAAAAACGGCTGCATTTGCGATGCCTATCCTGCAGCTCTTAAAAAAACATACTTCTGAACATAAAGAGATAAGAACATTAATACTTACGCCAACGCGGGAATTGGCAATACAGATTGAGGAGAATTTTGCCATTTACAGCAAATACTTACCATTATCACAACTCTCTGTTTTTGGAGGTGTTTCAGCAGGCGGCCAGCTTGCAGCCCTTAGAAAAAGAGTAGACATTTTGGTGGCTACGCCAGGCAGATTGCTGGATTTGGTCAATCAAAGACATATTGATCTCTCCAAAATAGAAATATTTGTATTGGATGAGGCAGACAGAATTCTTGATATGGGATTTATCAATGATGTAAAAAAAGTTCTGAGGTTAATTCCCCAGAAAAGACAGACATTGTTTTTTTCAGCCACAATGCCGGCAGGGATCAGGAAGCTGGCCGAAACAATTCTGAATAACCCGGTAGAGATTACGGTGACTCCGATATCTTCAACCGCACAAACGGTGAAGCAATCCGTTTATTTTGTAGAAAAAAGAGATAAAACGGGTTTGCTGATTGATTTATTGCAAAAAGAAAATATGAGGCGTTCACTGGTTTTTACCCGCACCAAGCATGTTGCCAATAAGCTGGTGCAGCAATTAGAAGGGGTGGGGATCTTTGCCGCAGCGATTCATGGGAATAAATCCCAGACGGCGAGACAGAATGCGCTTGACGATTTTAAAAGCAGTAAGATTAAAGTATTGGTTGCTACAGATATTGCAGCCAGGGGAATTGATATAGATGATCTTCCTCATGTTGTTAACTATGAACTTCCAAATATTCCGGAAACTTATGTCCACCGGATTGGAAGAACCGGAAGGGCAGGAACAGAAGGTACCGCCATTTCGTTTTGTGATATGGATGAGCGTTCAGATCTTAAAAATATTCAAAAACTGATCGGCTTTACAATGCCGGTCAGACCATTTTATAAATAA
- a CDS encoding beta-1,6-N-acetylglucosaminyltransferase: MQTSFPIPHTHSQPSDPHSTPQVRIAYFIMIHHKPDAFKEMFQKIYTRDQFYLIHIDRKAKAALTEEIQLYLVHFPNVYILESMNIVAGGFSMIQAELNAMEYLLSVSHEWDYFINLSGEDYPLKSQNIIRQFLTVNNGRNYLFYYDQKFYRPDTLQRIQNHFTELTHKISSLIYKREFMKGVIPYIGGKWLILTRETCVFLTNNKRVMDFEDYYLHTLLPAESFFQTVLLNTTFNDIIVNDDKRAVIETSFFNKEQYADQFIEILKSSNNLFVRKVNNKTNKNILKYINENYLLPLPEIDEIERELRRNNRYNN; encoded by the coding sequence ATGCAAACGTCATTCCCGATCCCCCACACCCATTCTCAACCTTCAGATCCGCATTCAACTCCGCAGGTGAGGATTGCTTATTTTATTATGATCCATCATAAACCTGATGCTTTTAAAGAAATGTTTCAGAAGATTTATACAAGGGATCAGTTTTACCTTATTCATATTGACCGTAAAGCTAAAGCAGCATTAACCGAAGAAATACAATTATACTTAGTACATTTTCCCAATGTGTATATTTTGGAAAGTATGAATATTGTGGCTGGAGGCTTCAGCATGATCCAGGCAGAGCTCAATGCAATGGAATATCTATTGAGTGTAAGCCATGAATGGGATTATTTTATCAATTTAAGCGGTGAAGATTATCCTCTTAAATCACAAAATATTATACGTCAGTTCCTTACAGTCAACAACGGAAGGAATTACCTTTTTTATTATGACCAAAAATTTTACAGGCCGGATACACTACAAAGGATACAAAATCACTTTACGGAACTGACCCATAAAATCTCTTCATTAATTTATAAAAGAGAATTTATGAAGGGGGTTATCCCTTATATTGGCGGAAAATGGCTTATTCTTACAAGAGAAACATGTGTCTTTTTGACCAATAATAAAAGAGTAATGGATTTTGAAGATTATTACCTCCATACTCTTTTACCGGCTGAATCGTTTTTTCAGACTGTTCTTCTCAATACAACATTCAATGATATTATTGTGAATGACGATAAAAGAGCAGTCATTGAAACCTCTTTTTTTAATAAGGAGCAATATGCTGATCAATTCATTGAAATTCTAAAATCCTCCAATAACCTTTTTGTCAGAAAAGTAAATAATAAAACAAATAAAAATATTTTAAAATATATAAACGAAAATTATCTGCTCCCTTTACCTGAAATTGATGAGATTGAGCGGGAGCTTAGAAGAAACAACCGCTACAATAATTGA
- a CDS encoding DUF1826 domain-containing protein, translated as MNTIFSDNHQIEVASTFSELINTDFRGKVNAMCWYRNLAGDFEEIVSKLQLKENITEISAEDLSALELSEKGNIAREIILNDLQLLTDFGALPSLNLLKSYERDEEFDFISTDVYSYHVDRSPIGTDTFLCTYYGVASDILPNEQAIQKIQVPEIREKLKEIHEGPEEEFEDFLKDCFFDLHYQAQPNAEPTNLGVGHLWRLAVDHPSQKVLPCVHRAPVENEGEYRLLLIC; from the coding sequence ATGAACACTATATTCTCTGACAATCATCAAATAGAAGTTGCTTCTACATTTTCTGAACTTATAAATACTGATTTTCGGGGAAAGGTAAATGCGATGTGCTGGTACAGGAATTTAGCCGGTGATTTTGAAGAAATTGTATCTAAGCTTCAGCTGAAAGAGAATATTACCGAAATTTCTGCTGAAGATCTTTCAGCATTGGAATTATCGGAAAAAGGAAATATAGCCAGAGAAATAATTCTGAATGATTTACAATTATTAACGGATTTCGGAGCTCTGCCTTCTCTTAATCTGCTTAAAAGTTATGAGCGGGACGAAGAATTCGATTTTATCTCAACGGATGTCTATTCCTATCATGTAGATCGGTCACCCATTGGAACAGACACATTTTTGTGTACGTATTATGGCGTGGCAAGTGATATATTGCCCAATGAACAGGCTATACAAAAAATACAGGTTCCTGAAATCCGGGAAAAACTCAAGGAAATTCATGAGGGTCCGGAAGAGGAATTTGAAGATTTTCTGAAGGATTGCTTCTTCGATCTGCATTATCAGGCTCAGCCCAATGCAGAACCTACAAATCTTGGAGTGGGGCATCTCTGGCGATTGGCAGTAGATCATCCATCACAAAAAGTTCTACCTTGTGTGCACAGGGCTCCTGTTGAAAATGAAGGTGAATATCGCCTGCTTTTGATTTGTTGA
- a CDS encoding phospholipase D-like domain-containing protein — translation MYYKENKKYYFRIDTENSEGVEVFVGQNAGTQLNNDILNAKAEVLIISPYIDEVKLDDLLMLKNRNINVRLAFSDLRPEQYGSILRKLIHQNRVTDVKKKEKRESLKNLFFLSSIGLFCLGIFSLIYFGVHLVDDLTNSNNFVALVVAIASLYGFFRCWEKKTEVGKMEIYTYHYSEKLNFKYIRNNRYDNKFLHSKIYIIDRKVAYLGSLNYTKSGFTSNFESRIRITQKEKVSELVRFVHDIFEDNMNLRKHELFYLGKQVYSEETY, via the coding sequence GTGTATTATAAGGAAAACAAAAAATATTATTTTAGGATTGATACCGAAAACAGTGAAGGTGTTGAAGTCTTTGTAGGACAAAACGCAGGCACTCAATTGAACAATGATATACTGAATGCAAAAGCAGAAGTTCTCATCATTTCCCCTTATATTGATGAGGTAAAACTGGATGATCTTCTTATGCTGAAGAACAGGAATATCAATGTGAGATTAGCATTCAGTGATCTCCGGCCGGAACAATATGGAAGTATACTTAGAAAGCTTATCCATCAGAACCGGGTGACAGATGTAAAGAAAAAAGAGAAAAGAGAAAGCCTCAAGAATCTTTTCTTCTTATCTTCTATTGGCCTCTTCTGCCTGGGAATTTTCTCACTCATTTATTTCGGAGTACACCTTGTTGATGATCTTACCAATTCTAATAACTTCGTTGCCCTCGTGGTGGCTATCGCCTCTCTCTATGGATTCTTCAGATGCTGGGAAAAGAAAACCGAAGTAGGAAAAATGGAGATCTACACTTATCATTACTCCGAAAAATTAAATTTTAAATATATCCGAAACAACCGTTATGACAATAAATTTTTGCACTCCAAGATTTACATAATCGATAGAAAAGTAGCTTATCTCGGATCATTAAATTACACCAAGAGTGGATTTACTTCCAATTTTGAATCCCGAATAAGAATTACCCAGAAAGAAAAGGTCAGTGAACTGGTTCGCTTTGTTCATGATATTTTTGAGGATAATATGAATCTCAGGAAGCATGAACTTTTCTATCTTGGAAAGCAGGTATATAGTGAAGAAACCTATTAA
- a CDS encoding PKD domain-containing protein, translating to MKINTLLLTMKNTTYFSRQHIFRWLLLCWLLVPWGLQAQSSTHVTWDSQVGCQIHRGEKGNGDNSVAAATVETGTCIRVCENTNVTYTVHGSNILNVQWTAAGGTVQSVSGSSNTEAVIAWGAAGGGFVHAVIQFFDGTTENQNICIEKINKPIPNFTILNMKDRVCKNTEIHFQNLSQANGGSDIINYFWDFGDGTTSTAFEPTHTYTSAAGLTVSLTVTNKCGCSETISQKLEILEAPPVQINCASVVCEGSVEKYSVLNGCKGDWKVIGGTLLNNYGNEIEVRWDHVDPADGFGYVMYKSECGCPEWTTVKIPVILKTAKIKGQDVVCTGKQYTYSLPQWPTTSFDWDVTGPGFGELTYNQQRNEILFKATVPGTYTLTSKYFNTLMLCGGETARTIVVEQPVTISGGTPEICVGASQTFTATPSVPVIWNVTLDGGLVYTSQPTSTPFSYNFATPGTYMVTAVKAGGGCESQGILINVVAPPKPPKGPIVGDDMVCTGRPYVYSIGLTPANVIPVWTVTNGTIMGSNAGNSVTVVFNTGAPTFSVSVRYKTLGQAGCLSNAITKNIKPVDLNKISIVQNTGPFCPSSTQNFSAILGNIVPDSMEWSFDQPNFGSFSSGQGTANIVVNLNEVSNGVYSTNLNLKIVKCGQTKTITMPISKMALPVINFTNVGNICLGSNLHFTLDQGGINSATSVTFTFANGSHTEMFNQLGVYDFLNNGYIQNNTGGNVSQTVTVTINGANSCTYKPTASANFIILPETIITVSPVYNLQVCDSQPLAPYTLTANSSTGLTNILEWQWFKDGLPIGSTTNSYTLSGVGLAGTYKVRAKDINGCYVYSQEIKVINACPTGNNCTTPPTVYYAAEWNDCNTISVNSFSVNNTPDQIEWVSNNILTLVSGQGTTSPVFQTNLAGAHIVSVRLRYGTCWYSTSIEVRKHYEPKFDIAQVCNGNGYNVTLYNTSTIFDINPNAIVYKFSSPGLPTQTGQTATYNNLPPGTYTFTMSMFAPSYLYPLCTITKTITLAPVPNTDFLLPAIACKGEAITLSPVSYTPGNIYTWYFDSTSFITSLPNAIVTFNTTGTKSVKLVVQTPQGCFYNSGTVNLTVKDANFTGNLNPVSAVACEGNAPVVSFVPVGTAPSSYIWMNGSQQVIGAPNSSAFVPTQSGSYWPVLVSAEGCRSNIMSEKSVPVTIKKPPYVNISGQTNICSGSSAILNGIVTDNTLEYRWKKNGAPIGTLWSTAFPIVFNTGTLYAGTYTFTLEVRNPGTTDCTSSKNFVVTVSNSPSAPTITYTQVECQPYRVKLTASGPANGEYNWSNGMTGQSITVGEGGVYKVIYTAPTGCKVENEIAVPLSIESLMWVFPTGCYDYCREKERYVLGPKGTFDYHQWELFGTSLQNGTNDIIYPFYYVSSAGTYRLKIEQNMPSGQKCEFFSGPLNYYPGKDCGVETQCDVDPKIESFKWDGDHYNVHGMIFNNGSQPIMLTISSLNGYGTYLPSMITIPAGGTYDLNANPLAFYPNASFPGGIDAILFMGQEDCKFVAEPQIVGKPVIANTGKTPSLTTASTLKLMPNPARDVVKVSYNTGNEKLLATQIKVFDTMGNIKFHKELKSSSGEVNVDVSNWLQSTYIVIVQAGEKSLQGKLIKN from the coding sequence ATGAAAATTAATACATTATTATTAACCATGAAAAACACTACTTATTTTAGTAGGCAGCACATCTTCAGATGGCTCCTGCTATGTTGGCTCCTTGTACCTTGGGGGCTTCAAGCACAATCATCCACTCATGTTACCTGGGATTCTCAGGTCGGGTGTCAGATCCATCGGGGCGAAAAAGGCAATGGTGACAATTCAGTTGCTGCTGCAACCGTAGAGACTGGGACATGTATCCGCGTTTGTGAGAATACCAATGTGACTTATACCGTTCACGGATCTAACATTTTAAATGTACAATGGACAGCCGCAGGAGGAACCGTACAAAGCGTTTCAGGTAGTTCTAATACAGAAGCTGTCATAGCTTGGGGAGCTGCTGGCGGAGGCTTTGTACATGCCGTTATTCAGTTTTTTGACGGAACAACTGAAAATCAGAATATTTGTATCGAGAAAATAAACAAACCGATTCCCAATTTTACGATCCTCAATATGAAGGATCGAGTTTGTAAAAATACGGAGATTCATTTTCAAAACCTTTCTCAGGCAAACGGAGGAAGTGATATCATTAATTATTTTTGGGATTTCGGGGATGGAACAACTTCCACAGCCTTTGAGCCCACTCACACCTATACTTCAGCAGCAGGGCTTACTGTTAGCTTGACGGTAACGAATAAATGTGGGTGTTCAGAAACCATTTCTCAAAAACTGGAAATTCTGGAGGCTCCACCAGTACAGATCAACTGTGCTTCTGTAGTGTGTGAAGGAAGTGTCGAAAAGTACAGTGTGCTGAATGGATGCAAGGGAGACTGGAAAGTGATAGGAGGGACATTGTTAAATAATTATGGAAACGAAATTGAAGTAAGATGGGATCATGTGGATCCTGCCGATGGATTTGGGTACGTAATGTACAAATCTGAGTGTGGATGTCCAGAGTGGACTACTGTTAAAATTCCTGTAATTTTAAAAACGGCAAAGATTAAAGGACAGGATGTAGTATGTACTGGTAAACAATACACGTATTCACTTCCTCAATGGCCAACTACTAGTTTTGACTGGGATGTAACAGGTCCCGGATTCGGTGAGCTAACCTATAACCAACAAAGAAATGAAATTCTTTTCAAGGCAACAGTACCAGGTACTTATACTTTGACAAGTAAATATTTCAATACGTTAATGTTATGTGGTGGAGAAACTGCTAGAACAATTGTTGTAGAACAACCTGTAACAATATCAGGAGGAACCCCTGAGATTTGCGTAGGTGCTTCTCAAACATTTACAGCTACTCCTAGTGTTCCTGTTATCTGGAACGTTACCTTAGACGGTGGGTTAGTGTATACTTCACAACCAACCAGTACACCTTTTAGCTATAATTTTGCAACACCAGGCACTTACATGGTGACAGCAGTGAAAGCAGGCGGAGGTTGTGAAAGTCAAGGAATACTCATTAATGTAGTAGCTCCACCAAAACCTCCGAAGGGACCGATTGTTGGGGACGATATGGTATGTACGGGAAGACCTTATGTGTATTCAATTGGTCTAACTCCAGCAAATGTGATTCCAGTATGGACCGTAACAAACGGAACAATTATGGGAAGTAATGCCGGAAATTCTGTAACAGTAGTATTTAATACTGGTGCACCTACTTTCTCTGTATCTGTACGTTATAAAACACTTGGCCAGGCTGGTTGTCTTTCCAATGCTATAACAAAAAACATTAAACCGGTAGATCTTAATAAGATTTCTATTGTTCAGAATACTGGGCCTTTCTGCCCAAGTAGTACACAGAATTTCAGTGCAATTTTAGGAAATATTGTTCCGGATTCTATGGAATGGAGCTTTGATCAGCCTAATTTTGGAAGTTTCTCTTCCGGACAGGGAACAGCTAATATTGTGGTAAACCTTAACGAAGTTTCGAACGGGGTATATTCTACTAATCTGAATTTAAAAATTGTGAAATGTGGTCAAACAAAGACTATCACAATGCCAATAAGCAAGATGGCCCTTCCGGTGATAAACTTTACCAATGTTGGAAATATTTGTTTAGGTTCAAACCTTCATTTCACTCTTGATCAAGGGGGGATTAATTCAGCAACAAGTGTAACATTTACATTTGCTAATGGAAGTCATACCGAAATGTTTAATCAACTTGGAGTTTATGATTTCCTGAATAACGGGTATATTCAGAATAATACCGGAGGTAATGTTTCTCAGACTGTTACAGTAACTATTAATGGAGCTAATTCATGTACATACAAACCAACGGCAAGTGCTAATTTCATTATCCTTCCGGAAACAATTATTACGGTTTCACCGGTATATAACCTTCAGGTTTGTGATAGCCAGCCTTTAGCGCCTTATACTCTTACCGCTAACAGTTCAACAGGGCTTACAAATATTTTAGAATGGCAATGGTTTAAAGATGGTTTACCAATAGGTTCTACTACAAATTCATATACATTGTCAGGAGTTGGTCTTGCAGGAACCTATAAGGTAAGAGCTAAAGATATCAATGGATGTTATGTATACTCACAAGAGATTAAAGTAATCAATGCTTGTCCTACAGGAAATAACTGTACAACACCACCTACGGTTTATTATGCCGCAGAATGGAATGATTGTAATACCATTAGTGTAAATTCTTTTAGTGTAAATAATACACCAGATCAGATTGAATGGGTATCTAATAATATCCTTACTTTGGTGAGTGGGCAGGGCACAACTTCACCTGTATTCCAAACCAATCTTGCAGGGGCACACATCGTGAGTGTTCGTTTAAGATATGGTACATGTTGGTATTCAACAAGTATTGAGGTTCGAAAACATTATGAACCGAAATTTGATATTGCGCAGGTTTGTAATGGTAACGGATATAATGTCACTCTATACAATACCTCTACAATATTTGATATTAATCCGAATGCTATTGTGTATAAATTTAGTTCACCAGGACTTCCTACACAGACAGGACAGACAGCAACTTATAATAATCTGCCACCAGGAACTTATACTTTTACGATGAGCATGTTTGCACCATCGTATCTTTATCCTCTTTGTACGATTACAAAAACAATTACCTTGGCACCGGTTCCTAATACCGATTTCTTGCTTCCGGCAATTGCATGTAAAGGAGAAGCGATTACTCTTTCTCCGGTGTCCTATACTCCAGGAAATATCTACACATGGTATTTTGATTCAACATCTTTTATCACTTCACTGCCGAATGCGATTGTTACATTTAACACCACCGGTACAAAGAGTGTAAAGCTGGTAGTTCAGACTCCGCAGGGATGTTTTTATAATTCAGGGACAGTTAACCTTACAGTAAAAGATGCTAATTTCACTGGAAATCTTAATCCTGTAAGTGCTGTTGCATGTGAAGGAAATGCTCCGGTAGTTTCTTTTGTGCCAGTAGGTACAGCGCCTTCAAGTTATATTTGGATGAATGGATCTCAGCAAGTAATAGGAGCTCCTAATTCAAGTGCTTTTGTTCCTACACAATCAGGAAGCTATTGGCCGGTATTAGTTTCAGCAGAAGGATGTAGATCTAATATCATGAGTGAAAAATCGGTACCTGTTACCATTAAAAAGCCTCCTTATGTGAATATTTCCGGACAAACAAATATCTGTTCCGGAAGCTCAGCGATACTTAATGGTATTGTAACAGATAATACCTTAGAGTATAGATGGAAGAAAAATGGGGCTCCAATTGGAACATTATGGTCTACTGCTTTCCCTATTGTTTTCAATACAGGAACATTGTATGCAGGTACTTATACCTTTACACTGGAAGTACGTAATCCTGGAACAACAGACTGTACTTCATCCAAAAACTTTGTTGTTACTGTTAGTAATTCACCGTCAGCACCAACCATTACATATACCCAGGTTGAATGTCAACCATATAGGGTTAAGTTAACAGCGTCTGGACCGGCTAATGGAGAATACAACTGGAGTAATGGAATGACAGGACAAAGCATTACTGTTGGTGAAGGTGGGGTTTATAAAGTGATATATACGGCTCCAACAGGATGTAAAGTAGAGAACGAAATAGCTGTACCATTAAGTATTGAAAGTCTTATGTGGGTGTTCCCTACAGGTTGTTACGATTACTGTAGAGAAAAAGAACGCTATGTATTGGGGCCAAAAGGTACCTTTGATTATCACCAATGGGAACTATTTGGAACATCGCTTCAAAATGGAACCAATGATATTATTTATCCGTTCTATTATGTGAGTAGTGCAGGAACTTATAGACTGAAAATTGAACAGAACATGCCATCAGGACAGAAATGTGAATTCTTTTCAGGACCATTGAACTACTATCCAGGCAAAGACTGTGGAGTAGAAACTCAATGTGATGTTGATCCTAAAATTGAATCCTTCAAATGGGATGGAGATCACTATAATGTTCATGGAATGATATTCAATAATGGCAGCCAGCCAATAATGCTTACAATTTCCAGTCTTAACGGTTACGGAACTTATCTTCCGTCTATGATTACTATTCCGGCTGGGGGAACGTATGATTTAAATGCTAATCCATTAGCATTCTATCCAAATGCAAGCTTCCCTGGGGGAATTGATGCCATCTTATTCATGGGTCAGGAAGACTGTAAGTTTGTGGCTGAGCCGCAAATTGTAGGTAAGCCTGTTATTGCGAATACTGGAAAAACGCCAAGTCTTACCACAGCGTCTACGCTGAAGCTGATGCCAAATCCAGCGAGAGACGTAGTAAAAGTTTCGTATAATACCGGTAACGAGAAATTACTGGCAACACAGATCAAAGTTTTTGATACTATGGGGAATATCAAATTCCATAAAGAACTGAAGTCATCTTCAGGAGAAGTGAATGTAGATGTTTCTAACTGGTTGCAGAGTACATATATTGTTATTGTGCAGGCAGGTGAAAAATCATTGCAAGGCAAGCTGATTAAGAATTAA